One Candidatus Eisenbacteria bacterium genomic region harbors:
- a CDS encoding ACT domain-containing protein, with protein sequence MQLQKMKIGGVLVTQDLGMVSFQGAPDNPGVAGKILEAIGALEINVDFISCSPDLGGGASITACVSMLRFEEALREVERLGDELQAQKVVTREAISSVAVFGPHFREIPNVASRVFNALAEAGINILAISTSVSSVTCIFDQAALGDALASLRSHFEIP encoded by the coding sequence TTGCAGTTGCAGAAGATGAAGATCGGAGGGGTGCTCGTCACCCAGGACCTCGGGATGGTTTCCTTCCAGGGGGCGCCGGACAATCCAGGCGTCGCAGGCAAGATCCTCGAGGCGATCGGCGCTCTCGAGATCAACGTCGACTTCATCTCCTGTTCTCCCGACCTTGGCGGAGGCGCCTCGATCACAGCCTGCGTCAGCATGCTGCGCTTCGAGGAAGCGCTGCGCGAAGTCGAGCGACTCGGCGACGAGCTGCAAGCGCAAAAGGTCGTGACGCGCGAGGCCATCTCCTCGGTCGCCGTCTTCGGCCCGCACTTCCGGGAGATCCCCAACGTCGCCTCGCGGGTCTTCAATGCCCTGGCGGAGGCGGGTATCAACATCCTGGCGATCTCGACATCGGTCTCCTCGGTCACGTGCATCTTCGATCAGGCCGCTCTCGGTGACGCGCTAGCCTCTCTGCGAAGCCACTTCGAAATCCCCTGA